In Zingiber officinale cultivar Zhangliang chromosome 8B, Zo_v1.1, whole genome shotgun sequence, a single genomic region encodes these proteins:
- the LOC122016779 gene encoding uncharacterized protein LOC122016779, with the protein MSLPLDQQQQPPPAYTGAATPGGGGGGDGSIGLVIGVLAVIATLGVVACVAGRLCSGRSILGYGRYDLHGWIERKCAACVGGRPDSARRQSAHGAGRTEEEKPAAGRPEITEAVAEP; encoded by the coding sequence ATGTCGCTTCCGCTGGACCAGCAGCAGCAGCCGCCGCCGGCGTACACGGGGGCCGCCACccctggcggcggcggcggcggggaTGGGTCGATCGGGCTGGTGATCGGCGTTCTGGCGGTGATTGCGACGCTGGGGGTGGTCGCCTGCGTGGCGGGCCGGCTCTGCTCCGGCCGCTCCATTCTGGGCTACGGGCGGTATGACCTCCACGGCTGGATCGAGCGGAAGTGCGCCGCCTGCGTCGGCGGACGGCCGGATTCGGCGCGGCGGCAGAGCGCCCACGGAGCAGGAAGAACCGAGGAGGAAAAGCCGGCAGCGGGGCGGCCGGAGATTACGGAGGCGGTGGCCGAACCCTGA